A section of the Agrococcus sp. SGAir0287 genome encodes:
- a CDS encoding DHA2 family efflux MFS transporter permease subunit, with translation MTDTAQPTRSPWPALWALVIGFFMILVDSTIVSVAIPHIMAGLDAGINAVIWVTSAYLLAYAVPLLVTGRLGDRFGPRPVYLAGLALFTAASLACGLAPTIEVLIVARVVQGLGAALMTPQTMAVIMRTFAPNARGAAMGLWGGVAGVALLVGPLLGGALVDALGWEWIFFINVPVGVVGFVLVTRLVPRLPLHAHSFDWLGVVLSAAGMFLVVFGIQEGETYDWGTMPILGLDVPLVGVIVAGVVFLGAFVVWQARNRREPLVPLGIFRDRNFSLASIAIACVGFVVTAMAVPIFLYAQGVRGLTPTQSALLLIPTALGSGLLSPVASRFLQARDPRLFTAAGILGIGGAVAWYGLWVQQQVDVWLLLLPSALMGVSSAFVWGPLGIVATRSLDPQVAGAGSGVYNTVRQMGAVIGSAAIAAAMTWRIDAEVGPGAGEQVSGGAFAGTVPAQVAGPIAGALGQALLVPAAVAALGVVAALCFARPRIGAAPALAKDDAASTAVAAAD, from the coding sequence ATGACCGACACGGCTCAGCCCACCCGATCCCCGTGGCCTGCGCTCTGGGCGCTCGTCATCGGGTTCTTCATGATCCTCGTCGACTCGACGATCGTGTCCGTCGCGATCCCGCACATCATGGCGGGGCTCGACGCGGGCATCAATGCGGTCATCTGGGTCACGAGCGCGTACCTGCTCGCGTACGCCGTGCCGCTGCTCGTCACCGGCAGGCTCGGCGACCGCTTCGGCCCCCGCCCGGTCTACCTCGCGGGGCTCGCGCTGTTCACCGCGGCCTCGCTCGCATGCGGTCTCGCACCGACGATCGAGGTGCTCATCGTCGCTCGCGTCGTGCAGGGGCTCGGCGCAGCCCTCATGACGCCGCAGACCATGGCCGTCATCATGCGCACGTTCGCGCCGAACGCGCGCGGTGCGGCGATGGGCCTGTGGGGCGGCGTCGCGGGCGTCGCGCTGCTCGTCGGCCCGCTGCTGGGCGGTGCCCTCGTCGACGCGCTCGGATGGGAGTGGATCTTCTTCATCAACGTGCCCGTCGGCGTCGTCGGGTTCGTGCTCGTGACGCGGCTCGTGCCGCGCCTGCCGTTGCACGCCCACTCCTTCGACTGGCTCGGCGTCGTCCTGAGCGCTGCGGGCATGTTCCTCGTCGTCTTCGGCATCCAGGAGGGCGAGACCTACGACTGGGGCACGATGCCGATCCTCGGGCTCGACGTGCCCCTCGTGGGGGTCATCGTCGCCGGCGTCGTCTTCCTGGGGGCCTTCGTCGTCTGGCAGGCGCGCAACCGGCGCGAGCCGCTCGTGCCGCTCGGCATCTTCCGCGACCGGAACTTCTCGCTCGCGAGCATCGCGATCGCGTGCGTCGGCTTCGTCGTCACGGCGATGGCGGTGCCGATCTTCCTGTACGCGCAGGGCGTCCGCGGCCTGACGCCGACGCAGTCGGCGCTCCTCCTCATCCCCACGGCCCTCGGGTCGGGCCTCCTCTCCCCCGTCGCGAGCCGATTCCTGCAGGCGCGCGACCCGCGCCTGTTCACGGCCGCCGGCATCCTCGGCATCGGCGGCGCCGTCGCCTGGTACGGGCTGTGGGTGCAGCAGCAGGTCGACGTGTGGCTCCTGCTGCTGCCCAGCGCGCTCATGGGCGTCTCGAGCGCCTTCGTGTGGGGGCCGCTCGGCATCGTCGCGACGCGCAGCCTCGACCCGCAGGTCGCGGGCGCCGGCTCCGGCGTCTACAACACGGTGCGGCAGATGGGCGCCGTCATCGGATCGGCCGCCATCGCGGCTGCCATGACGTGGCGCATCGACGCCGAGGTCGGGCCCGGCGCCGGCGAGCAGGTGTCCGGCGGCGCGTTCGCGGGCACGGTACCCGCGCAGGTCGCCGGGCCGATCGCCGGCGCGCTCGGCCAGGCGCTGCTCGTGCCCGCTGCCGTCGCAGCGCTCGGGGTCGTCGCGGCGCTGTGCTTCGCCCGACCGCGCATCGGTGCCGCGCCGGCGCTCGCGAAGGACGATGCGGCGAGCACCGCCGTCGCCGCGGCCGACTGA
- a CDS encoding ABC-F family ATP-binding cassette domain-containing protein — MISVTDLELSVGARTLMSGVTFRVERGDKIGLVGRNGAGKTTMTKVLAGVSDDRDGHDFSGRIERSGEIGYLPQDPRSGDPRQTARTRILDARGIGTVLEEMRAATERMAAGGAEGERAMKAYSRLEDTFLGLGGYAAEAEGAAIASNLQLPERILDQPLETLSGGQRRRIELARILFSGAETMILDEPTNHLDADSVVWLREFLKGYAGGLVVISHDVDLVEETVNRVFYLDANRQVIDIYNMGWKHYLRQREADAERRKRERINAERQAGALQLQAAKMGAKATKAVAAKQMAKRAERLLSGLEEVRADDKVAKLRFPKPAPCGRTPLQARDLSKSYGSLEIFSAVDLAIDRGTKVVALGLNGAGKTTLLRILAGVSESDTGEIERGHGLRIGYYAQEHETLDVDRTVLQNMVSAAPDITETEARRVLGSFLFTGDDVHKPARVLSGGEKTRLSLATLVVSSANVLLLDEPTNNLDPASREQILGALDSYEGAVVLVSHDPGAVEALHPERVLIMPDGTEDHWSPEYLELIELA; from the coding sequence ATGATCTCCGTCACCGACCTCGAGCTCTCCGTCGGCGCGCGCACGCTCATGTCCGGCGTCACGTTCCGCGTCGAGCGCGGCGACAAGATCGGCCTCGTCGGCCGCAACGGCGCGGGCAAGACGACGATGACGAAGGTGCTCGCCGGCGTCTCCGACGATCGCGACGGCCACGACTTCTCCGGGCGCATCGAGCGCTCCGGCGAGATCGGCTACCTCCCGCAGGATCCGCGCTCGGGCGACCCGAGGCAGACGGCGCGCACGCGCATCCTCGACGCGCGCGGCATCGGCACGGTGCTCGAGGAGATGCGTGCCGCGACCGAGCGGATGGCGGCGGGCGGCGCCGAGGGCGAGCGGGCGATGAAGGCGTACTCGCGGCTCGAGGACACGTTCCTCGGCCTCGGCGGCTACGCGGCCGAGGCGGAGGGCGCCGCGATCGCCTCGAACCTGCAGCTGCCCGAGCGCATCCTCGACCAGCCGCTCGAGACGCTCTCCGGCGGTCAGCGCCGCCGCATCGAGCTCGCGCGCATCCTCTTCTCCGGCGCCGAGACGATGATCCTCGACGAGCCCACGAACCACCTCGACGCCGACTCCGTCGTGTGGCTGCGCGAGTTCCTCAAGGGCTACGCGGGTGGCCTCGTCGTCATCAGCCACGACGTCGACCTCGTCGAGGAGACCGTGAACCGCGTCTTCTACCTCGACGCGAATCGGCAGGTCATCGACATCTACAACATGGGCTGGAAGCACTACCTGCGGCAGCGGGAGGCGGACGCCGAGCGCCGCAAGCGCGAGCGCATCAACGCGGAGCGGCAGGCGGGTGCGCTGCAGCTGCAGGCGGCGAAGATGGGCGCCAAGGCGACGAAGGCCGTCGCCGCGAAGCAGATGGCGAAGCGCGCCGAGCGCCTGCTGTCTGGCCTCGAGGAGGTGCGCGCCGACGACAAGGTCGCCAAGCTTCGGTTCCCGAAGCCCGCGCCGTGCGGCCGCACGCCGCTGCAGGCACGCGACCTGTCGAAGTCGTACGGCTCGCTCGAGATCTTCTCCGCCGTCGACCTCGCGATCGACCGCGGCACGAAGGTCGTGGCGCTCGGCCTGAACGGCGCGGGCAAGACGACCCTGCTGCGCATCCTCGCCGGCGTCTCGGAGTCGGACACGGGCGAGATCGAGCGCGGCCACGGCCTCCGGATCGGCTACTACGCGCAGGAGCACGAGACCCTCGACGTCGACCGCACGGTGCTGCAGAACATGGTGTCGGCGGCGCCCGACATCACCGAGACCGAGGCGCGGCGGGTGCTCGGCTCGTTCCTCTTCACCGGCGACGACGTGCACAAGCCCGCCCGCGTGCTCTCCGGCGGCGAGAAGACGCGCCTGAGCCTCGCGACGCTCGTCGTCTCGTCGGCGAACGTGCTGCTGCTCGACGAGCCGACGAACAACCTCGATCCCGCGAGCCGCGAGCAGATCCTCGGCGCGCTCGACTCGTACGAGGGCGCCGTCGTGCTCGTGAGCCACGACCCCGGCGCCGTCGAGGCGCTGCACCCCGAGCGGGTGCTCATCATGCCCGACGGCACCGAGGACCACTGGAGCCCCGAGTACCTCGAGCTCATCGAGCTCGCGTGA
- a CDS encoding ABC transporter permease, protein MTAVRRDVPRALSVGGVARTTRIALGRVGYEVRAYFRQHDQVFFTFLFPVLLLGIFASVFETMTFPDGRGGETEIAAAEYYLPAMLAAGILLSGVQNLGVDLALARTNGTLKRLAGTPMPPVAFLIGKLGQAFVTGLAQAIVLVAVGVLVFGVVLPTSVRAWTTFAWVFVLGTVTSALLGIALSRLPRTGRSATAVIIPIVLVVQFGSGIFIQFSQLPEWMQQASQALPVSWMALGMRAALLPDSYRTLEVGGTWNLEGVALVLGIWFVVGLVAVRLTFRWIRRT, encoded by the coding sequence ATGACCGCCGTGCGCCGCGATGTGCCGAGGGCCCTGTCGGTCGGCGGCGTCGCACGCACGACCCGCATCGCGCTCGGCCGCGTCGGCTACGAGGTTCGCGCGTACTTCCGCCAGCACGACCAGGTCTTCTTCACGTTCCTGTTCCCGGTGCTCCTGCTCGGCATCTTCGCCTCGGTCTTCGAGACGATGACCTTCCCGGATGGCCGAGGCGGCGAGACGGAGATCGCTGCGGCCGAGTACTACCTGCCCGCGATGCTCGCCGCGGGCATCCTGCTCTCCGGGGTGCAGAACCTCGGCGTCGACCTCGCGCTCGCGCGCACGAACGGCACCCTCAAGCGCCTGGCGGGCACGCCGATGCCGCCCGTGGCCTTCCTCATCGGCAAGCTCGGCCAGGCCTTCGTCACCGGGCTCGCGCAGGCGATCGTGCTCGTCGCCGTCGGCGTGCTCGTCTTCGGGGTCGTGCTGCCGACGAGCGTTCGCGCGTGGACGACGTTCGCGTGGGTGTTCGTGCTCGGCACCGTCACGAGCGCGCTGCTCGGCATCGCGCTCTCGCGGCTGCCGCGCACGGGTCGCAGCGCCACCGCCGTCATCATCCCGATCGTGCTCGTCGTGCAGTTCGGATCGGGCATTTTCATCCAGTTCTCGCAGCTGCCGGAGTGGATGCAGCAGGCGTCGCAGGCGCTGCCGGTGTCGTGGATGGCGCTCGGCATGCGCGCGGCGCTCCTGCCGGACTCGTACCGGACGCTCGAGGTCGGCGGGACGTGGAACCTCGAGGGCGTGGCGCTCGTGCTCGGCATCTGGTTCGTCGTCGGCCTCGTCGCCGTGCGGCTGACGTTCCGCTGGATCCGCCGCACCTGA
- the serB gene encoding phosphoserine phosphatase SerB, whose amino-acid sequence MRRVVVTDVDSTLIRDEVIELIADAVGPDARRHVEAVTTRAMLGELDFAASLVERVRMLEGVPATVLDDVARSVTVTDGVVELVEAVHASGGIVGAVSGGFHEVLDPLAERLGLDRTLANRLEVDRGHLTGRTVGPIVDAAAKREALHRWAEEHGVPLTATVAIGDGANDLLMLEDAGIGVAFCAKPVVRERVAVHVDEPDFRRVLALLEPSTQPAP is encoded by the coding sequence GTGAGGCGAGTCGTCGTCACCGACGTCGACTCCACCCTCATCCGCGACGAGGTCATCGAGCTGATCGCGGACGCCGTCGGACCGGACGCGCGTCGGCACGTCGAGGCGGTGACGACGCGGGCGATGCTCGGCGAGCTCGACTTCGCCGCGTCGCTCGTCGAGCGCGTGCGCATGCTCGAGGGCGTGCCGGCGACGGTGCTGGACGACGTGGCGCGCTCGGTGACCGTGACGGACGGGGTCGTCGAGCTCGTGGAGGCGGTGCACGCGTCCGGTGGCATCGTCGGCGCCGTGTCCGGCGGCTTCCACGAGGTGCTCGACCCGCTCGCCGAGCGGCTCGGGCTCGACCGCACGCTCGCGAACCGGCTCGAGGTCGACCGCGGGCACCTCACGGGCCGCACGGTGGGGCCGATCGTCGACGCGGCGGCGAAGCGCGAGGCGCTGCACCGCTGGGCCGAGGAGCACGGCGTGCCGCTGACCGCGACCGTCGCGATCGGCGACGGCGCGAACGACCTGCTCATGCTCGAGGATGCGGGCATCGGCGTCGCGTTCTGCGCGAAGCCCGTGGTGCGCGAGCGCGTCGCGGTGCACGTCGACGAGCCGGACTTCCGTCGCGTGCTCGCGCTGCTCGAGCCCTCGACGCAGCCAGCCCCGTAG
- a CDS encoding beta-ketoacyl-ACP reductase: MSRTVLVTGGNRGIGRAIAAAFVEAGHRVAVTARSGEGPEGTLTVRADVTDAASIDAAFTQVEAELGPVEVVVANAGITRDTLLMRMSEQDFSDVVDTNLTGSFRVVQRASKGMLRARFGRVILVSSVIGLFGGAGQANYAASKAGLVGLARSITRELGSRGITANVVAPGFIETDMTDALPAEQQAQYKAQIPAGRFASPEEVAKVITWLASDDAAYVSGAVIPVDGGLGMGH; encoded by the coding sequence ATGTCCCGCACCGTGCTCGTGACCGGCGGCAACCGCGGCATCGGCCGCGCCATCGCCGCAGCCTTCGTCGAGGCCGGCCATCGCGTCGCGGTGACGGCGCGCTCCGGCGAGGGCCCCGAGGGCACGCTCACCGTGCGCGCCGACGTCACGGACGCCGCCTCGATCGACGCGGCGTTCACGCAGGTCGAGGCCGAGCTCGGTCCCGTCGAGGTCGTCGTCGCCAACGCCGGCATCACGCGCGACACCCTGCTCATGCGCATGAGCGAGCAGGACTTCTCCGACGTCGTCGACACGAACCTCACGGGCTCCTTCCGCGTCGTGCAGCGCGCGTCCAAGGGCATGCTGCGTGCGCGGTTCGGCCGCGTCATCCTCGTCTCGAGCGTCATCGGCCTCTTCGGCGGCGCGGGGCAGGCCAACTACGCCGCGTCGAAGGCGGGGCTCGTGGGACTCGCCCGCTCGATCACCCGCGAGCTCGGCTCACGCGGCATCACGGCGAACGTCGTCGCTCCCGGCTTCATCGAGACGGACATGACGGATGCGCTGCCCGCCGAGCAGCAGGCGCAGTACAAGGCGCAGATCCCGGCCGGGCGCTTCGCGAGCCCCGAGGAGGTCGCGAAGGTCATCACGTGGCTCGCCTCCGACGACGCGGCATACGTGTCGGGCGCCGTGATCCCCGTCGACGGCGGACTCGGGATGGGGCACTGA
- a CDS encoding benzoate/H(+) symporter BenE family transporter, giving the protein MTAQPRGPWSTPVAAGIVSGLVGFTSAFVVVLQGLASVGASADEAASGLLAVTVAMGIASIVLAVSTRMPVTVAWSTPGAALLVSTGVVDGGWPAAVGAFLVAGALVVLTGLVPWLGRAIAAIPTSIAQAMLAGVLLQLCLGIVTGLAANPLAVAPVVVVWIVALRLAPRFAAPLAFVAAAVVIGIHLVASGAAPAAAELAPHVAITAPAFTLAGVVGIAVPLFLVTMASQNVPGVAVMRGLGFEVPWRRSMLVTGVGTMVAAPIGGHAINLAAISAALAAGPDAGEDRSRRWLASVSSGTLLVGLGIGSSALATLVGLAPAGVVAAVAGLALLGTLASSLHAALEDAADRIPAVAAFAVAASGIAIAGVSAAFWALVVGILLRLVLRGWRREG; this is encoded by the coding sequence CTGACCGCCCAGCCGCGCGGCCCCTGGTCCACGCCGGTCGCCGCCGGCATCGTCTCGGGCCTCGTCGGCTTCACCTCGGCGTTCGTCGTCGTGCTGCAGGGGCTCGCCTCGGTGGGCGCGTCGGCCGACGAGGCCGCGTCGGGCCTCCTCGCCGTCACGGTCGCGATGGGGATCGCGAGCATCGTGCTCGCCGTCTCGACGCGCATGCCCGTCACCGTGGCGTGGTCGACGCCCGGGGCCGCCCTGCTCGTGTCGACGGGCGTCGTCGACGGCGGCTGGCCCGCCGCGGTCGGGGCCTTCCTCGTCGCCGGCGCGCTCGTCGTGCTCACGGGGCTCGTGCCATGGCTCGGGCGCGCGATCGCGGCGATCCCGACGTCGATCGCGCAGGCGATGCTCGCGGGCGTGCTGCTGCAGCTGTGCCTCGGCATCGTCACGGGGCTCGCGGCCAATCCGCTGGCCGTCGCGCCCGTCGTCGTCGTGTGGATCGTCGCGCTGCGGCTCGCGCCGCGGTTCGCGGCTCCGCTCGCGTTCGTCGCGGCGGCGGTCGTCATCGGGATCCACCTCGTCGCATCGGGCGCCGCTCCCGCGGCCGCCGAGCTCGCACCGCACGTCGCGATCACGGCACCGGCGTTCACGCTCGCCGGCGTCGTCGGGATCGCGGTGCCGCTCTTCCTCGTGACGATGGCATCGCAGAACGTGCCGGGCGTCGCCGTGATGCGCGGGCTCGGGTTCGAGGTGCCGTGGCGTCGCTCGATGCTCGTCACCGGCGTCGGCACGATGGTCGCGGCGCCGATCGGCGGTCATGCCATCAACCTCGCCGCCATCTCGGCCGCCCTCGCAGCCGGACCGGACGCGGGGGAGGACCGCTCGCGGCGGTGGCTCGCGTCCGTGTCGTCGGGCACGCTGCTCGTCGGCCTCGGCATCGGCTCCAGCGCCCTCGCCACCCTCGTGGGGCTCGCACCCGCGGGCGTCGTCGCCGCCGTCGCTGGCCTCGCACTGCTCGGAACGCTCGCGTCGTCGCTCCACGCTGCGCTCGAGGACGCCGCCGACCGCATCCCCGCCGTCGCGGCATTCGCCGTCGCCGCGTCCGGCATCGCCATCGCCGGCGTCAGCGCCGCCTTCTGGGCGCTCGTCGTCGGCATCCTCCTGCGGCTCGTGCTGCGCGGATGGCGTCGCGAGGGCTGA
- a CDS encoding trimeric intracellular cation channel family protein, with protein sequence MIDGWLGIVHAVLVGLGVLAFAISGAQLAAERRMDVVGMAFLAVVTATGGGMLRDLLVGRTPVVLVDVWMVGVALLGAAIVFALHRWIAHLARPVLVFDAIGLGIFCVEGTIVAMDAGIGPVGAAIVGMLTGVGGGILRDVLANDIPAVMRRESRLYLLPALSGAALTAALVELGAASTWVLVGVGAGVIAFRLLAERFRWRVPALSTTVLPVVTRDAPRDDVR encoded by the coding sequence GTGATCGACGGCTGGCTCGGCATCGTGCACGCGGTGCTCGTCGGCCTCGGCGTGCTCGCGTTCGCGATCTCGGGCGCGCAGCTCGCGGCCGAGCGGCGCATGGACGTCGTCGGCATGGCCTTCCTCGCCGTCGTGACCGCGACGGGCGGAGGCATGCTGCGCGACCTGCTCGTCGGCCGCACGCCCGTCGTGCTCGTCGACGTGTGGATGGTCGGGGTCGCGCTGCTCGGCGCGGCGATCGTGTTCGCGCTGCACCGCTGGATCGCGCACCTGGCGCGCCCCGTGCTCGTCTTCGACGCCATCGGGCTCGGCATCTTCTGCGTCGAGGGCACGATCGTGGCGATGGATGCGGGCATCGGCCCCGTGGGCGCCGCGATCGTCGGGATGCTCACGGGCGTCGGCGGCGGCATCTTGCGCGACGTGCTCGCGAACGACATCCCCGCCGTCATGCGCCGCGAGTCGCGGCTCTACCTTCTGCCGGCGCTGTCGGGCGCTGCGCTCACGGCCGCGCTCGTCGAGCTCGGCGCCGCGTCGACGTGGGTGCTCGTCGGCGTCGGCGCGGGCGTCATCGCCTTCCGACTCCTCGCGGAGCGCTTCCGCTGGCGCGTGCCGGCGCTGTCGACGACCGTGCTGCCCGTGGTGACGCGCGACGCGCCACGCGACGACGTGCGCTGA
- a CDS encoding HNH endonuclease signature motif containing protein: protein MAQEIDGTAPGPDPAALAAIEANALSQLAALRSGRQALEAYELRLLASLGHLAMERAGGASSERSTMEVRAIAAEIGVHARVSDRTIERQIGDAMHLVETWPLVLDAFADGRIGRGHVRAITEAGSVLASTDVTAEQRAAYEERMVALAETTTPARVAKAARKAADAQLAEPLVDRHRAARDDRRVTIEPADDGMAWIGAYVPAILAHGIDHRLRAGARTKPKDDPRTIDQWRADAFCELLLTGTGAPSIERTAGSGGLEHGGAGVARAGLLSTIRPVVQVTIPVTTLTGHDDAPASLDGDQPIDAETARILAGVAATWERLLTDPIRGTVLEVDTYQPTAAQRRLLIARDQHCRFPGCAAHAHTADLDHTIAWDHDGTTALGNLAHLCRRHHTLKHASAWTVHQPRPGELHWRSPAGRTYLDRPPPTGPTFTDASESTAAIAADDAWGPPTSATDADTTF, encoded by the coding sequence ATGGCGCAGGAGATCGACGGCACGGCACCGGGTCCCGACCCTGCCGCGCTGGCCGCGATCGAGGCGAACGCCCTCTCCCAGCTCGCCGCGCTCCGCTCCGGCAGGCAGGCGCTCGAAGCCTACGAGCTGCGGCTCCTCGCCTCGCTTGGGCACCTCGCCATGGAGCGTGCCGGGGGTGCCTCGAGCGAGCGGTCGACGATGGAGGTGCGAGCCATCGCCGCCGAGATCGGCGTCCACGCACGCGTCTCCGATCGCACGATCGAGCGGCAGATCGGCGACGCGATGCACCTGGTCGAAACGTGGCCGCTCGTGCTCGACGCGTTCGCCGACGGCCGCATCGGACGCGGCCACGTCCGCGCGATCACCGAGGCCGGCTCCGTCCTCGCATCCACCGACGTCACCGCGGAGCAGCGCGCCGCCTACGAGGAGCGCATGGTCGCCCTCGCCGAGACGACCACGCCCGCCCGAGTCGCGAAGGCCGCACGGAAGGCAGCGGACGCGCAACTGGCCGAGCCGCTCGTCGACCGCCACCGCGCCGCCCGCGACGACAGACGCGTGACCATCGAACCCGCCGACGACGGGATGGCGTGGATCGGCGCCTACGTCCCCGCGATCCTCGCGCACGGCATCGACCACCGCCTCCGCGCCGGCGCCCGCACCAAGCCCAAGGACGACCCGCGCACCATCGACCAATGGCGCGCCGACGCATTCTGCGAGCTCCTCCTCACCGGCACCGGCGCACCGTCCATCGAGCGCACGGCGGGCAGCGGAGGACTCGAGCACGGCGGCGCCGGGGTCGCGCGTGCTGGTCTGCTCTCGACGATCCGCCCGGTCGTGCAGGTCACGATCCCCGTCACCACCCTGACCGGGCACGACGACGCACCCGCCAGCCTCGACGGCGACCAGCCCATCGACGCGGAGACCGCCCGCATCCTCGCCGGCGTCGCCGCGACCTGGGAGCGGCTGCTCACCGACCCCATCCGCGGCACCGTGCTCGAGGTCGACACCTACCAGCCCACCGCCGCCCAACGCCGGCTGCTCATCGCCCGCGACCAGCACTGCCGATTCCCCGGCTGCGCCGCCCACGCCCACACCGCCGACCTCGACCACACCATCGCCTGGGACCACGACGGCACCACGGCACTGGGCAACCTCGCCCACCTCTGCCGACGCCACCACACCCTCAAGCACGCCTCCGCCTGGACCGTCCACCAACCCCGACCCGGCGAGCTGCACTGGCGATCACCAGCCGGCCGCACCTACCTCGACCGACCACCACCCACCGGACCCACCTTCACCGACGCATCCGAGTCGACCGCGGCCATCGCAGCCGACGACGCATGGGGACCACCGACCTCCGCCACGGACGCCGACACCACCTTCTAG
- a CDS encoding SURF1 family cytochrome oxidase biogenesis protein translates to MLALLRTRRWLGYLALVVLFATVCVALGTWQWHRREEALAAIARLDANYDEPAVPLEDVLEEPDDYEIDQQWTVVEVTGEYLVDEQLLLRGRVRDTAVGFDVVVPFRTDAGAILLVDRGWVPPGSTSAAPDAVPAPPEGEVTIVARLREDEGAIAGRGAPEGQIASVDLDAIAETHDEPVYTGAYGLLVTEDGQVADGVAPFARPVLDEGPHLSYTLQWFVFAIMGFVGFGWALRREARGDAELDEQPREPRGRRRQSDADVEDAILDGVER, encoded by the coding sequence ATGCTCGCCCTGCTGCGCACGCGTCGCTGGCTCGGCTACCTCGCGCTCGTCGTGCTGTTCGCGACGGTCTGCGTCGCGCTCGGCACCTGGCAGTGGCATCGGCGCGAGGAGGCGCTCGCCGCCATCGCGAGGCTCGACGCCAACTACGACGAGCCGGCCGTGCCGCTCGAGGACGTGCTCGAGGAGCCGGACGACTACGAGATCGACCAGCAGTGGACGGTCGTCGAGGTCACGGGCGAGTACCTCGTCGACGAGCAGCTGCTGCTGCGCGGTCGCGTGCGCGACACCGCCGTCGGCTTCGACGTCGTCGTGCCGTTCCGCACCGACGCGGGCGCCATCCTCCTCGTCGACCGCGGATGGGTGCCGCCGGGCTCCACCTCCGCCGCACCGGATGCCGTGCCCGCGCCGCCCGAGGGCGAGGTGACGATCGTCGCGCGACTGCGCGAGGACGAGGGCGCGATCGCCGGTCGCGGCGCCCCGGAGGGGCAGATCGCCTCGGTCGACCTCGATGCGATCGCCGAGACGCACGACGAGCCCGTGTACACCGGCGCGTACGGGCTGCTCGTCACCGAGGACGGCCAGGTCGCCGACGGCGTCGCCCCGTTCGCGAGGCCCGTGCTCGACGAGGGGCCGCACCTGTCGTACACGCTGCAGTGGTTCGTCTTCGCGATCATGGGCTTCGTCGGCTTCGGCTGGGCGCTGCGGCGCGAGGCGCGCGGCGACGCGGAGCTCGACGAGCAGCCGCGCGAGCCGCGCGGGCGCAGGCGGCAGTCGGACGCCGACGTCGAGGACGCCATCCTCGACGGCGTCGAGCGCTGA
- a CDS encoding DUF3099 domain-containing protein codes for MQHHDEPSITDLPVSPTEDRRRRTRAYLLMMGIRLVCIVLFIVVPDWWKLIPAVVAVVIPWIAVVVANASSQLGTKTDRVTRRQIES; via the coding sequence ATGCAGCATCACGACGAGCCGTCCATCACCGACCTGCCGGTGTCGCCGACGGAGGATCGACGCAGGCGCACGCGGGCGTACCTGCTCATGATGGGCATCCGCCTGGTCTGCATCGTGCTGTTCATCGTCGTGCCCGACTGGTGGAAGCTCATCCCGGCGGTCGTCGCCGTCGTCATCCCGTGGATCGCCGTCGTCGTCGCCAACGCGTCGAGCCAGCTCGGCACGAAGACCGATCGTGTGACGCGCAGGCAGATCGAGTCGTGA
- a CDS encoding ABC transporter ATP-binding protein encodes MPDRLVDVQHLRKSYGGVVALDDVSLHIDEGETLALLGPNGAGKSTTIEILEGYRVRSGGDVRVLGEDPQHAGAAWRAGLGIVLQSSGEASVATVREELRALAALYPRARDVDEVLAAVGLEEHAGRRIASLSGGQQRRVDVAMGIVGRPRLLFLDEPTTGFDAEARREFWSLIQGLQDDGTTILLTTHYLEEAAHLADRIVVIAESRVVAEGAPDAIGGAEARVPIVRWREGDRVHEQRTHEPAAVVAALVARLGEPEALEVVRPSLEDVYLGIVAGDRSELRA; translated from the coding sequence ATGCCCGATCGCCTCGTCGACGTCCAGCACCTGCGGAAGTCCTACGGCGGCGTCGTCGCGCTCGACGACGTGAGCCTGCACATCGACGAGGGCGAGACGCTCGCCCTGCTCGGCCCCAACGGTGCGGGCAAGTCGACGACCATCGAGATCCTCGAGGGCTACCGGGTGCGCTCTGGCGGCGACGTGCGGGTGCTCGGAGAGGATCCGCAGCACGCGGGCGCCGCGTGGCGTGCGGGACTCGGCATCGTGCTGCAGTCGAGCGGCGAGGCGTCGGTCGCCACCGTGCGCGAGGAGCTGCGCGCCCTCGCAGCGCTCTACCCCCGCGCGCGGGACGTCGACGAGGTGCTCGCCGCCGTCGGCCTCGAGGAGCACGCCGGTCGCCGCATCGCGTCGCTCTCCGGCGGCCAGCAGCGTCGCGTCGACGTCGCCATGGGCATCGTGGGCAGACCGCGGCTGCTGTTCCTCGACGAGCCGACGACGGGCTTCGACGCCGAGGCGCGCCGCGAGTTCTGGTCGCTCATCCAAGGATTGCAGGACGACGGCACGACGATCCTGCTCACGACGCACTACCTCGAGGAGGCCGCGCACCTCGCCGACCGCATCGTCGTCATCGCCGAGAGCCGCGTCGTCGCCGAGGGCGCGCCCGACGCCATCGGCGGCGCAGAGGCGCGCGTGCCGATCGTGCGCTGGCGCGAGGGTGACCGCGTGCACGAGCAGCGCACGCACGAGCCCGCCGCGGTCGTCGCCGCGCTCGTCGCGCGGCTCGGCGAGCCCGAGGCGCTCGAGGTCGTGCGCCCGAGCCTCGAGGACGTCTACCTGGGCATCGTCGCAGGCGACCGGTCGGAGCTGCGAGCATGA